In Dermacentor variabilis isolate Ectoservices chromosome 10, ASM5094787v1, whole genome shotgun sequence, the genomic window TCAAGCCAGCAATTAGATGCCTGGAAGATGCTGGGTGCTGTTTCTGCTATGCAGCAGCACTTGCACCGTGTATTGTTAAAAGCAATCTGAGGAGCTTCAACGCACAATGCTAAACCTTACTATTGCAGGCAAAACCACTAAATTTTTGCATTAGCCTTGTGTGTATATGTGCTTGCAGTTCACGTAAGGCCTGCATTCCAACACAAATACCAGTTCTTCCTTTAAGGTAAAGGCTTTTCATGAAATTCTGGGCACTGAATACTCTCTACTGTTCGCACTTGATTATTAAACGATCAGCAGATGAAAAAGACCAAGCAAAGCACATATGGAACTGCACTTTCAAGTTTATTTTAGACATGAACTTTAACGCAAGTGCCACTTAGTTTTACatttttcttgtgttcttttgCTGATTTATGTTAGCACAGTTCAAAGGAACCTTGAAATGAAATATGTAGGTGCACTTGCATAATTCAAACAGTTCGGAGCCTGCAGAGCAAACAGACAGATGGTGTAACACTTCGCCGGAACACTCCTCTCAAGCACATGCTCGATGtggagactgcaaaaaaaaaaaagccagaaatgCATAAAGACTTGGATATCCCTACAGTTGTAAAATATAGCAGCTGTACAGTGTTCTTTGTGTGCTCACTGCAACCTGCAGCTTAAATTTGATGGTCTGGTTCTCCACCTTGGACCTTGGCAAGATGGAGCATGGTCAATTTCAAGCTTTTATAAAGCCACTGCATGTGCTTCTGGCTTTGTCCATGAAAAAAAGGGGCAATGGTCTGCACAGTTGCAGTTATCACTGCAGCCTGTGGTAGGCTGCCTTTGGCCCTTTCCGTGGCACCAGTAAGGTAACTTCGCCTTCAAACTTTGTAAGTGAAATGTTGATGCCTTTATGCAACCCACTGGCTGTGATCATATAATTGCAAGAAGTGACACAATGCCATCAGTCAGTCTTGGTACGCCTCGTCTCGGCCACATTGGCTTTCTTCTTGGACCTCTGCTTTTTGCGTTTCTCCTCGGCCTCAATGTGCTTAGCAAGTTTCCAGGAAAGGAACGCACTAATGAGGAAGAACGGGGACAGGCAGAGAAGCACATAGTAGATGAATTCACCAGGGCTCTTCGCGGCCCACTCGACAATGGAGTCAGCCCAGGCCTTGATGTCCACCATGTCTGCAACATACAAAATCAGAGCTGTTTGAAGTGGACATAGCATCATCGGCAACAAAGCTGCTTGCTCTTAACCCTTTATGTGCCATGTCTTGTATGGGTACCTTGCTGTGTTACAAATTCAGCTCACTCCCTGCCTTAACTGACATCATAGAACCTTCGTGTATACTGGTTGTGCCATCTACACAAAAGTTGGTTAAACAGAAATTGCGTGGCAGCTATTGTTTGTAAGTGGCAGGTCTATTGGTGCTGCTGTCGTCCATCTCGGAGCTCTCGTTTCTTGTTTTTCGATTTGGCAGACTGGCGCTAAAAAACAATGTTTCTGAATGATACGCAAGTTCAAGAACTTTTTATGAACTCCAATTGAAAGGAATAAGATATTAATTATGAAGCGTTTTTACATGACAAGTCACAACCATGAAGATGGCAAATTATTAATTCCATAGCATATTCCTTAATTTTTGCTTGAATACTCAGATCAATGAAGTGTCTAGGTTCAGCAAGATATTGCTAAAAAAACGTTTGAACGACACTTAATGCTTGCTAATGCATTATTTAGACAGAACATAACTACAAcacacttttgaaaaaaaaaaaatttcagttcCACCAAGAAAGCTAATCATTGATAGTGGTGAAAGGTGTTGGGATATTACACAAAGTAACACTGGCAGTTTTATGGGCACTATAAATTGTAGTAGGCATTTGCTTGCCAACAAAACACATGCTGTCAAGGAAACTAAGAAGCATGACACCATGCAACCACCCATGATGCAGACCACTTTACCATTTCACTTTGCCATGCCTCCGAAACCCAGCAGATCATGCGACCTCCTACACATTGAATGCAGCAAGAGCATAAGAGAGTGTGAATGCAACTCTCCCGCTTTCCTAACCTTCAGCTGCCCTCTGGGCCGCTGTGCTTGGCTGAATGCTCAAACACCATAGCCTGAGGCAGGCGTAAGGTGGTGGGAAGTGAGGGGACAGCATGTG contains:
- the LOC142559743 gene encoding small integral membrane protein 15-like, with the translated sequence MPSKMSAGSVCTGELVKNMVDIKAWADSIVEWAAKSPGEFIYYVLLCLSPFFLISAFLSWKLAKHIEAEEKRKKQRSKKKANVAETRRTKTD